The Bosea sp. 685 DNA window TTGATGCGCTTCGGCGAGGAGGTGCGCTGCTGGGAGGAACACGAGGACCCAACGGAGCTTGTCATCGAGACCATCCGCAGCCTGGGCTATGAGAGCGGCCAGGTCGCGCTCGATCCGCATACGCCGTTCTATATCGTCGACGGGCTGCGCAAGGCCGGCAACCGTTTCTCCTTCACCCAAGGCAGTTCAATCACTGCGGCCTGCAGGCAATTGAAGTCGGCAGCCGAGATCGCCTTGATCCAGCGCGCCATGGACATCACCATGGAGGTGCACCGGGCGGCTGCCCGGGCGCTGCAGGTCGGCGTCACCACTGCTCAGGTCAAGCTGTTCCTCGACCAGGCGCATCGCAAGCTCGGCATGAGCTGGACCAGCGGCGCCGCCCAGTTCGGCGAGGCGACCGCCTATCCCCATGGCGTGCCCTATGAGCAGACGCTGCAGGACGGCGACATGGTGCTGATCGACATGGGCACCAAGGTCGGCGGCTATCGCTCCGACATCACCCGCACCTATGTCTTCGGCGAGGCCAACCCTCGCCAGCGCGAGATCTGGAACCTGGAGAAGAGAGCGCAGCTGGCAGCGTTCGATGCGGCTGTCCTGGGTGCGCCCTGCGAGGCGGTGGACGCTGCGGCGCGCGGCGTCATCGAGGCGGCGGGCTTCGGCCCGGGCTACAAGGTGCCGGGCTTGCCGCATCGCACCGGCCATGGGCTCGGCCTCGACGTGCATGAGGAGGCCTTCATGGTGAAGGGCAACAAGACGCCACTCCAGGTCGGCATGTGCTTCTCCGACGAACCGATGATCTGCATCTATGGCGAGTTCGGCGTCCGCCTCGAGGACATCATCTACATGGCCGAGGACGGGGCCCACTGGTTCACCAAGCCGGCTCATTCCGTGGACGACCCGTTCGGCTACGAAGCCTGAACGCGCGGCGTTGGGCGCCGATCAGGGCCCAGTCGTCGCGAGCAGCTTGTCGATCCGCTTGCCGTCCATGTCGATGATCTCGAAGCGCCAGCCTTCATAGTCGAAATGCTCACCGGCTTCCGGAAGCCGGCCGAGCTGGACCAAAGCGAAACCGGCGATGGTGTGAAAATCGCCTTCCACCGATCCCGACCGGAAGCCGAGGCGGGCGAAGGCGTCGTGAGCCAGCATCGCGCCGTCGAGCAGCAGCGAGCCGTCTTCGCGCTCGACGATATCCGGCTCTTCGCCTTCCGCATCCGACAGGTCGCCGGCGATGGCCTCGAGCAGGTCGGTTTGGGTGACGATCCCTTCCAGGCTGCCATATTCGTCGATGACGATGGCGAGGCGGACCGGCGCCTTCTTGAACTGGTCGAGCACGCGGAAGATCGGCACGCCTTCGTGAACGACCACAGGTTCGCGGATGACGGCCATCGGGTCGAGTGTCTTTCCGTCGAGCACCTGGTCGAGCAGGTCCTTCTTCAGGATCATGCCCAGGGGCTCGTTGACATCGCCGCGCCCGACCAGGAGCTGCTCGTGGCGGCAGGCGCGGATGGTGCGCAGAATCTCGGCCGGGCTATCATCGGCGTCGATCCACTCGATGTCGCGGCGTGGCGTCATGATGTCGCCGATACGGCGGTCGCCGATATTGAGGACGCGTTCGACGACCTCCTGCTGCGTCTGCTGGAGAATGCCGGCTTCCTGGCTGGCCTGGATGAGGAGCTTGAGCTCCTCCGGAGAATGCAGCGCTTCCTCGCCCGTACCTGGCCGCAGGCCGCATAGCCGCAGCAGGAGATTGCCGAGGCCGTTGAGCGCGATGATCGCAGGCCGGAGCAGGAACAGGAACAGGCCAAGGGGGCGCACGATCCAGAGCGCAGTGCCTTCGCTGCGCTGGAGGGCAAGACTCTTGGGGGCGAGTTCGCCCAGCACGATATGCAGCGTGGTGATGATGATGAAGGAGATCGCGACTGCGATCGCATGCGAACTGGCCGTCGCCAGGGATCCGGGCAGCGCGTTCAGCAAGGGCATGATCAGATGGGCGAGTGCCGGTTCGCCGACCCAGCCGAGCGCCAGGGACGAAATCGTGATGCCGAGCTGGGTGGCCGCGAGATTGGCGTCGAGATTGTCGACGGCCCGCTTCAGGGCGCCGGCATTGGTCCTGCCGGAATTGACCAGTTCAGTCACACGGCTGCGGCGGACGGCGACGAGGGAAAATTCCGCTGCGACAAAAAAGCCGTTCGCGGCAACGAGAACAAGTACGGCGAGTATCCCGATCAGATCGGGCATACCACCATCAGGACTAGGCATGGTCTCCTTTTGGGCAGCGGGCCGCCACGGACTATTGCGGGAGTTTCCCGTATAGCACGGCTTTGCCTGATGCGTGTGACCACATATGCGGCGATCGGGCCGGGGCGATGCTTCGCCCGAGCCCGGTGACTCCTGGCGCGGTGCGATTATTCTTCGGCTATGCCAGCTGGGCTGTGGCAAGACGTTGGGAACTCTGCCAATTCCAGCCTGGCCGCCGATCCGGGTTTCAGGTGGTCAGAGCACGCCAGGCTGGCAACCGCGCCTTCGGACAACGCCTCATTGAGCGACATCCCCGTCACGAGCGTATAGGACACCGAACGAGCTGGATGGAGAGCCTTCTCGATGGCGAGTGCATGTTCGGCCGGTATCGATACCGGGTTCGCTGCGTTGGATTTTGGGCAGATGGTCGTGCTGGGCCTCGTGCAGGGCGTCAGCGAATTGCTGCCGATTTCCTCGACGGCCCATATGCGCGTCGTCCCGGCCGTGCTGGGCTGGCCGGATCCGGGATCGGCCTTCTCGGCCCTGATGCAGCTGGCAGCGCTTGCCGCCGTGGTGAGCTATTTCCGGCGCGATGTCAGCGAGATCGCGACCGGGTCCTGGCTCGCGCTGAGGCGCCGCAAGACCGGCGGGCCGCATTTCAGGCTGGCGGTCGGCATCGTGCTGGCGACGATCCCGATCGTCGTTGCGGGCGTGCTGCTCGCGCCGCTGCTCAATGCCTGCGGCTCGCCTTTGCGCTCGCTCTGGGTGATCGGCGCGAGCTCGATCGTGATGGCGCTGCTTCTAGCCCTGGCCGAATGGCTGGCCCGTCATGACCGCAGCGTCGAGCAGGCCAAGCTTCGGGATTTCCTCTTGGTTGGCCTTGCCCAGGTCGGCGCGCTGATCCCCGGCGTATCCCGCTCGGGATCGACCCTGACTGCGGCGCTGGGCCTGGGCTTCAAGCGCGCGGAAGCCGCGCGCCTGTCCTTCCTGATCGGCTTGCCGGCGATCGCGCTGGCCGGCCTCAAGGAGGCGGTCGAACTCGCCAGGGCCGGCATCGACGCTCATGCCGCCGCACTGCTCCTGGTGGGCCTCGTCGCCGGTTCGCTGGCGTCATTTGCCGCGGTCTGGGGCCTCATGCGCTTTCTGGAACGCATGTCGAGCTGGCCGTTCGTTCTCTATCGCGGCAGCATGGGCATCCTGCTGTTGGCGGGAGTCGCGTCGGGTTGGCTGCATTAGCGGTAAGCGGTCGAGCGATAGGCGAGGGTTTGCTCTCAGCCCAGGAGCGCTTTCGCGTAGGTCTCGCCCGAATTGGCGATATGCGCGGTCATCAGGCTGGTGAAGCTCGCGAAGTCGCCGGCCTGGAAGAAGCCGAGGATGGCGCGGTGCTCCTCGAAGGAGCGCGGCGTCTGGACGTCGATGGGCGAACTCAGATTGGTCCGCAGCGCCGCGACGCGCCCGGCCACGAGCCGGTAGGATTCCTGCAGATAGCGATTGCCGCAATGGTTGAAGAAGGCCTCGTGCAGGGCAGTGTCGGCACGGCCATAGGCGACGTTGTCCTTGGCCTTCAGCGCCTGTTCCATCCCGGCGATCGCCGCCTCGATCTCGGTGACGACACTGTCGCGGTCACGGTTATAGGCGAGTTCGGCCGCCTTGGGTTCGAGGATGATCCGGAACTGGCAGATCGTGGCGATGTCCTCGGCATCGGGGCTGAAGACGAAGCTGCCGACCTGCGGCTTGACCACCACCAGGCCTTGCAACTGAAGCTGGTTGAGCGCCTCGCGCACCGGGGTTCGGCTGACGCCGAAGGACTGCGCCAGCATCTCCTCCGCGATGAAAGCGCCGAGCGGGAGTTCGCCTTCGATGATCGCCTGGCGGAGGCGCGCGACCGCCTTCTGCGCCAATGACTTCGTGGGCTGGAGCTTCAATGACAGCATGGCGAGGTTGGTTCCGCCTCATGAGGACGGCGACATGGAGCGGAGCGGGAATGCCCGAAGCCGGGAGAGGCTTCGGGCACTCTCAATAACAGATTCGCGTGGGAGTGAGCGGAGGGCCGGTGGCCAGCCTTTACCGCTCCAGATTCCGCAAGCGCTGGAAATCAGCTCCCGCGAATGCGCTTGAGATCTCCGAGGACGAGGTCGAGCGCCTCCTGTCCGATCGAGGCGGCATTGCGCTCGTAGATGACCTTGAGCTTGTCGCGCAGCCTTGCGGTTTCCTCGGGCGAGATCTCATTGACCTGCATGCCCGCGGCCTTGAGATTGGCGAGGCTGAGGTCTGACTTCTCGCGATTGACCTTGCGCTGCTCGGCTTGGCCGACGATGGCGCATTCCTTCAGCACGGCTTGTTCGGCTGGCGAGAGCGTGTCCCAGATCTTCTTCGAGAACAGCACCAATGTCGGGCTGTAGGCGTGCTTGGTCAGCGTGAGGTATTTCTGGACCTCGTAGAACTTCATGTTTTCGATGTTGTTGTACGGGTTCTCCTGCCCGTCGACCGTCTTGGTCTCCAGCGCTGAATAGACCTCGGAGAAGGCCAGCGGCACGGCATTGCTGCCGAGCTCCTTGAAGGTGTCGATGAAGATGGTGTTCTGCATCACCCGCATCTTCACACCCTGGAAATCCTCGGCCTTGGTGATCGGCCGGCGCGAATTCGTGGTGTAGCGGAAGCCGTTCTCCCACCAGGCGAGATTGATCACGCCGACGGCCGGCAGCTTGTCCGAGAACCAGGTCCCGGCCTTGCCGTCGAGAACCTGGTCGGCCTCCTTCTCGTCGTTGAAGAGGAAGGGCAAATCGAACACGCCGAGCGCCGGTACGATGCCGGTCAACGGTGCGGTCGAGGTCAGCACCATGTCGAGCGAGCCGGTGCGCACGCTCTGTGTCGCGGTGAGGTCGTTGCCGAGCGCTCCGTCCCAATAGGCTTGGATCTTCAGCTTGCCGCCGGATTTCGCCAGCGTGCAGGCGCCCATGGCGGCAAGGCCGTTGCCCATGGGGTGTTCCTTGCTGACGCCATTGGAGACGCGGATGTTGCGCTCCTTGAACTGGGCCGCGGCGGGACCGGCGACGCAAGTCAGAGCAACAGCGGCAAACGCGGCGGGCAAGCTCACAAGCAGCGATTTTTTCGTCATTTTCTTGATCCTCCCTTTTTGAAATCAGTGCGACAGCCAAGCCAGCGGAACCATCACCAGCCCGGGGAAAAGAACGAGCAGGAACAGCACGAGCAGTTCCGCCCAGAGGAAGGGCCAGAGCCCCTTCATCAGATCGCTCATCGAAATATTGGCGACGCCGCACATCACGTTCAGCACGATGCCGACCGGCGGCGTGATCAGCCCGATGGCGTTGTTCATGATGAAGAGCACGCCGAAATAGACGGGATCGATCCCCGCCTGCTTGATCACCGGCATCAGCACGGGGGTCAGGATCATCAACGTCGGCGCGAAATCCAGCGCCGTGCCGACGACGACCACGATCGCCATGATGACGAACATCAGCAGGATCTTGTTGCCCATGAAGGGGCTGAGCATCGCTGCGACCTGCTCGGGCAGCTCCGACAGAGTGATCAGCCAGGCCGAGATCAACGCGGCCGCGATCAGGAAGACCACGACCGAGGTGCTTTTGGCTGCCGCAACCAGCAGCGGATAGAGCTGGCGCAGCGGGAGTTCGCGGTAGACGAAGGCGCCGATCACGAAGGCGTAGACGCAAGCCGCGACGCCGGCCTCCGTCGGCGTGAAGACGCCGAACTTCAGCCCGCCGATGATGCCGAGCGGCATGACCAGAGCCCAGATGCCGTCGATGCCGGCGCGTGCGCGCGCGCCCCAATTCTGGCGCGGCAGCACCGTGACCTTGTCGCGGCGCGCGACCCATAGCCAGGCGAGGGTTAAAGCCAGGCCCATCATCAGGCCAGGCACGATGCCGGCGAGGAAGAGCTTGCCGATCGAGACATTGGCGATGACGCCGAAGACGATCAATCCGATCGATGGCGGGATCACCGGCGCGATGACGCCGCCAGCGGCAATCAGTCCGGCTGCGCGCGGAACATTGTAACCGGCCTGCCGCATCATCGGGATCAGCAAGGCGCCGATCGCCGCAGCGTCTGCCGCCGCGCTGCCGGAAATCGCGGCCATGACGACGGAGGCGAAGATCGCGACGAAGCCGAGCCCGCCGCGCAAATGGCCGACGAAGGTCAGCGCGAAGACCACGATGCGCCTGGAGATGCCGCCGGCGTTCATCAATTCGCCGGCGAGCATGAAGAAGGGGATCGCCAGCAGCGGGAAGCTGTCGGCGCCCTCGATCAGCTTCTGCGACAGGATCGCGGTGTCGATATTGCCCTGCATCAGCATGAGGGCGACCGCGCAGACCAGGAGCGCGAAGGCGATCGGCATGCCCAGCGCCATGGCGCCGAGCAGCGAGGTCGTGAAGACGACGACGGTCACGGGCGCAGTTCTCCGGCGACGGGCGGATGGGGCATCTCTTCGCTCTCGCTGACGTCGATCAATTCATCGTCCCGGATTACTCCGGTTGCGACGCGCCAGAGCTTGATAGCGGCGTGCAGGCCGATGCCGAGCGCCGTGACGTAGCTCACGCCATAGACCCAGATCATCGGCAGGCCGGTCACCGGCGCGGCCGTGGTCGCGTTCACCTCGTGCTGGACCCAGGTGCCCTCGAACAACAGGACGCAGCAGATCAGGATCAGGGCTTGGCTGAGGGCGAAGCAGATCAGCCGTCCGCGGCGCGACAGGGCGCGCACGACGGTGTCCATGCCGAGATGGCTGCCGTCGCGCATGGCCAGCACCGCGCCGATGAAGGTCAGCCAGACGAAGCAGAAGCGCGACAGCTCTTCGGAGACGACGATGCCGGAATTGAAGACGTAGCGCAGCACGACATTGCCGAAGACCATCACCACCATGGCCAACAGCAGCGCGGCCAGCAGCGCCTCGATGAGCTTGAAACCACGCGCCATGGTCAGATCACCTTGCCGGGGTTGAGCAGATTGTCGGGGTCGAGCGCCGTCTTCAGCGTCCGCATCAGCGCGATCTCGGGTTCGCTGCGGGCATGGCCGAGCCATGGCTTCTTCATAGTGCCGATGCCGTGCTCGGCCGAGACGCTGCCGCCGAGTTCGCGGACGAGGCCGTAGATGATCGCGTCCATCGCCGTCTTCGGCTGCTGCTCGATGGCAAGCCCCGGCACCCAGGCGACGAGATGCAGGTTTCCATCGCCGATATGACCGTAATAGACGCTCTCGCAGCCGGGGATGCCGGCGCTCAGCTCCGTCTTGCAGCGCGTCGCGAAGGTGTCCATGCGCGCCACCACGAGACCGATATCGTAGGAGACATGCGGGCCGAGCACCTGGCCGAACTCGGCGCAGGCGTCGCGGACGGCCCAGAAGGCCTGCGTCTGCGCATGCGATTGCGCGACGGCAGCGTCAGCGAGGACGCCGCGCTCCATCATGCCTTCGAGCCAGGCTTGGAAGCGCGCACCATCGGCCACCTCGTCCGAGCCATGCGTCTCGACCAGCACATAGAGGCCATGGCCGCTGCCGACCGGAGCGCGCACGCCGACGCGCTCGGTGACGACCTGCCAGTAATCCGGCCACATCACCTCGAAAGCCGAGAGGTTCGAGCCGAGGCCGTTGCGCGCCTCGCCCAGCAGCCTCACGACCGCGTCGTAGTCTGAGAGCGCGCAGAGCGCGGCCATGGTCGAGCGCGGCTTGGGGAACAGCCGCAGCACGACGCGGGTGATGATGCCGAGTGTCCCCTCCGAGCCGATGAAGAGATGCTTCAGGTCATAGCCGGCATTGTTCTTGAGCAACTTGTTCAGATTGGTGACGACCGTGCCGTCTGCGAGCACGACCTCGAGCCCGAGCACGAGATCGCGCGTCATGCCGTAGCGGATGACCCTGTTGCCGCCAGCATTGGTCGAGAGATTGCCGCCGATGGCGCAGGAGCCGCGCGAGCCGAGATCGAGCGGGAAGAGGAAGCCGGCGGCGTCGGCCGCGTTCTGGATCACCTCCAGCGGCGTGCCGGCCTTCGCCGTCATCGTGGCGCTGGCGGTATCGATCTCCTCGATGCCGGTCATGCGCTCGAGCGAGATGGCGACCCAGCCCGCCTCGGGCGTGGCGCCGCCGCAGAGCCCGGTCATGCCGCCCTGCGGCACGAAAGGCAGGCCCGCCGCACGGCAGGCAGTGACCGCCTGGGAAACTCCTGTCGCATCAACCGGTCGCACGACGGCCAGGGGCCGGCGAGGGAGCTGGGCGCTCCAATCGTTGCAGTTGCGCGCGGGAACATCGGCCCCGGTCAGGACGGCATGCGCCCCGAGCCCGGCCTTCAGATCCTCAAGCGCATCCTCCGCGCGACGGGGTTGATTCATCGCAAGCATCGCGTGACCGCCCTCTTGTATGTAAGGTACAGTTTTCTATGAGGCGTGGTGACGCAGGTCAAGAGGCGGCGGCTGGTCCGAAAGCCATTAAGCGAGAATCGACAACCAAAACGCGAGACCGGTAAACCAGATTCGGCCGTATGTGCCTGTGCGGGGAAGCCGGGTCGATCAGGCGCGAGCAGAATTTAAACCTATCGCAAGGGTATGATTTTTCTAATCAATTACGTTTTCCCCGGGGCGTCTCCGCTTCTAGGCGGGAGGTCATTTCTGGACCCGGCCCTTTTGTAGGACCAGCCGCATTTCGCAATGGATTTGGTGCGGTCCCGAAGGTCGCTCATGTGTAGCCGGCCTACTGGCCTGTCCCCGCAGAGCGATCCGGGGTGACTGTTTCTGGACGGTGGCCTTGAACTGAACAGTTCCTGCTTCACCTGAGGCCGCTTTGGTTTGCGTTATGCGCCATGGCTCTCAAACGCCAGGGATGAAGGGGGCGGCGGATGCTGGGGCGCCACACTCGACCAGCGCCTGTCATGGCTGATCCCAGCGCTGCGTTCCTGTACATTCAAAGGGGGAGTAGAGATCTTGCAAAGGGAGAGTAGAGATCTTGGCCGGCGCTACCTATCGCCTCTCGACGGAGTTGGCCAACGTCGCGCCTAGAGGCTACCTCCAAGCATTGAAACAGTGGCTGGGGACAGATCGTGACATATCGCTTCGTCCATGCGGCGGACATCCACCTGGATTCGCCGCTGCGCTCGCTCGCGCTGCGCGATGCGGATCTCGCTGATCTGATCGGAAATGCCACCCGGCGGGCCTTCGTGC harbors:
- a CDS encoding TRAP transporter large permease subunit, producing MTVVVFTTSLLGAMALGMPIAFALLVCAVALMLMQGNIDTAILSQKLIEGADSFPLLAIPFFMLAGELMNAGGISRRIVVFALTFVGHLRGGLGFVAIFASVVMAAISGSAAADAAAIGALLIPMMRQAGYNVPRAAGLIAAGGVIAPVIPPSIGLIVFGVIANVSIGKLFLAGIVPGLMMGLALTLAWLWVARRDKVTVLPRQNWGARARAGIDGIWALVMPLGIIGGLKFGVFTPTEAGVAACVYAFVIGAFVYRELPLRQLYPLLVAAAKSTSVVVFLIAAALISAWLITLSELPEQVAAMLSPFMGNKILLMFVIMAIVVVVGTALDFAPTLMILTPVLMPVIKQAGIDPVYFGVLFIMNNAIGLITPPVGIVLNVMCGVANISMSDLMKGLWPFLWAELLVLFLLVLFPGLVMVPLAWLSH
- a CDS encoding GntR family transcriptional regulator, translated to MLSLKLQPTKSLAQKAVARLRQAIIEGELPLGAFIAEEMLAQSFGVSRTPVREALNQLQLQGLVVVKPQVGSFVFSPDAEDIATICQFRIILEPKAAELAYNRDRDSVVTEIEAAIAGMEQALKAKDNVAYGRADTALHEAFFNHCGNRYLQESYRLVAGRVAALRTNLSSPIDVQTPRSFEEHRAILGFFQAGDFASFTSLMTAHIANSGETYAKALLG
- a CDS encoding TRAP transporter small permease, producing the protein MARGFKLIEALLAALLLAMVVMVFGNVVLRYVFNSGIVVSEELSRFCFVWLTFIGAVLAMRDGSHLGMDTVVRALSRRGRLICFALSQALILICCVLLFEGTWVQHEVNATTAAPVTGLPMIWVYGVSYVTALGIGLHAAIKLWRVATGVIRDDELIDVSESEEMPHPPVAGELRP
- a CDS encoding TRAP transporter substrate-binding protein, with translation MTKKSLLVSLPAAFAAVALTCVAGPAAAQFKERNIRVSNGVSKEHPMGNGLAAMGACTLAKSGGKLKIQAYWDGALGNDLTATQSVRTGSLDMVLTSTAPLTGIVPALGVFDLPFLFNDEKEADQVLDGKAGTWFSDKLPAVGVINLAWWENGFRYTTNSRRPITKAEDFQGVKMRVMQNTIFIDTFKELGSNAVPLAFSEVYSALETKTVDGQENPYNNIENMKFYEVQKYLTLTKHAYSPTLVLFSKKIWDTLSPAEQAVLKECAIVGQAEQRKVNREKSDLSLANLKAAGMQVNEISPEETARLRDKLKVIYERNAASIGQEALDLVLGDLKRIRGS
- a CDS encoding undecaprenyl-diphosphate phosphatase; amino-acid sequence: MASACSAGIDTGFAALDFGQMVVLGLVQGVSELLPISSTAHMRVVPAVLGWPDPGSAFSALMQLAALAAVVSYFRRDVSEIATGSWLALRRRKTGGPHFRLAVGIVLATIPIVVAGVLLAPLLNACGSPLRSLWVIGASSIVMALLLALAEWLARHDRSVEQAKLRDFLLVGLAQVGALIPGVSRSGSTLTAALGLGFKRAEAARLSFLIGLPAIALAGLKEAVELARAGIDAHAAALLLVGLVAGSLASFAAVWGLMRFLERMSSWPFVLYRGSMGILLLAGVASGWLH
- a CDS encoding Xaa-Pro peptidase family protein: MTIGVGGSSFEAELAKLKPMTDGIEPIAVTEFKTRIAKAQALLREQGLQALYLDTSTSLAYFTGIQLTLSERLHGAVIPAEGEIVYLSPTFEEPKTRELMRFGEEVRCWEEHEDPTELVIETIRSLGYESGQVALDPHTPFYIVDGLRKAGNRFSFTQGSSITAACRQLKSAAEIALIQRAMDITMEVHRAAARALQVGVTTAQVKLFLDQAHRKLGMSWTSGAAQFGEATAYPHGVPYEQTLQDGDMVLIDMGTKVGGYRSDITRTYVFGEANPRQREIWNLEKRAQLAAFDAAVLGAPCEAVDAAARGVIEAAGFGPGYKVPGLPHRTGHGLGLDVHEEAFMVKGNKTPLQVGMCFSDEPMICIYGEFGVRLEDIIYMAEDGAHWFTKPAHSVDDPFGYEA
- a CDS encoding FAD-binding oxidoreductase gives rise to the protein MNQPRRAEDALEDLKAGLGAHAVLTGADVPARNCNDWSAQLPRRPLAVVRPVDATGVSQAVTACRAAGLPFVPQGGMTGLCGGATPEAGWVAISLERMTGIEEIDTASATMTAKAGTPLEVIQNAADAAGFLFPLDLGSRGSCAIGGNLSTNAGGNRVIRYGMTRDLVLGLEVVLADGTVVTNLNKLLKNNAGYDLKHLFIGSEGTLGIITRVVLRLFPKPRSTMAALCALSDYDAVVRLLGEARNGLGSNLSAFEVMWPDYWQVVTERVGVRAPVGSGHGLYVLVETHGSDEVADGARFQAWLEGMMERGVLADAAVAQSHAQTQAFWAVRDACAEFGQVLGPHVSYDIGLVVARMDTFATRCKTELSAGIPGCESVYYGHIGDGNLHLVAWVPGLAIEQQPKTAMDAIIYGLVRELGGSVSAEHGIGTMKKPWLGHARSEPEIALMRTLKTALDPDNLLNPGKVI
- a CDS encoding hemolysin family protein; translated protein: MPSPDGGMPDLIGILAVLVLVAANGFFVAAEFSLVAVRRSRVTELVNSGRTNAGALKRAVDNLDANLAATQLGITISSLALGWVGEPALAHLIMPLLNALPGSLATASSHAIAVAISFIIITTLHIVLGELAPKSLALQRSEGTALWIVRPLGLFLFLLRPAIIALNGLGNLLLRLCGLRPGTGEEALHSPEELKLLIQASQEAGILQQTQQEVVERVLNIGDRRIGDIMTPRRDIEWIDADDSPAEILRTIRACRHEQLLVGRGDVNEPLGMILKKDLLDQVLDGKTLDPMAVIREPVVVHEGVPIFRVLDQFKKAPVRLAIVIDEYGSLEGIVTQTDLLEAIAGDLSDAEGEEPDIVEREDGSLLLDGAMLAHDAFARLGFRSGSVEGDFHTIAGFALVQLGRLPEAGEHFDYEGWRFEIIDMDGKRIDKLLATTGP